In Tubulanus polymorphus chromosome 2, tnTubPoly1.2, whole genome shotgun sequence, a single window of DNA contains:
- the LOC141900894 gene encoding thioredoxin reductase 2, mitochondrial-like — translation MALRQIASKISKVQFASSRLCVYQWNVRGVVSASNVQTPDSGYDYDLVVIGGGSGGLACSKEAADLGKRVAVLDYVEPSPLGTTWGLGGTCVNVGCIPKKLMHQAALLGEAIKDSRSFGWQVPENVGFSWETLVEGVQNHVKSLNWGHKVQLNDKNVKYMNAKGSLLDEHTIKTVDKKGREKTITAENIVIAVGMRPTHPEIPGAREFCMSSDDIFWRKKPPGKTLCIGASYVSLECAGFLNGLGYDTTVLMRSIPLRGFDQEMAKMTADHMQTVGTKFLRKCVPIKFESYAGNHVKVTWEDHESHQHSDVFETVLMAIGRTADTKGLNLENVGVRLNKSTGKIIGKNDGDNERSSVRNIYAIGDVLENGLELTPVAIKAGKLLAKRLFSHSKEQMDYEKVPTTVFTPLEYSCIGLSEEHALSKYSDHIEIYHAFYKPLEYTIPGRDVKNCYMKLICLKDRPNKIIGCHILGPNSGEILQGFATAIRAGISKEQLSKTIGIHPTIAEEVVKLHITKSSGIDPTVTGC, via the exons ATGGCATTGAGGCAAATAGCTTCAAAGATAAGCAAGGTTCAATTTGCCAGCAGTAGGTTGTGTGTGTATCAGTGGAATGTAAGAGGTGTTGTTTCGGCATCGAACGTACAAACTCCGG attctggATATGATTATGATCTCGTTGTCATTGGTGGTGGATCAGGAGGGTTAGCATGTTCGAAAGAAG CTGCAGATTTAGGCAAAAGAGTTGCTGTGCTGGATTACGTTGAACCTTCACCTTTAG GAACCACATGGGGCCTCGGCGGAACCTGTGTAAATGTTGGCTGCATACCCAAGAAGTTAATGCATCAAGCGGCATTATTAGGAGAAGCAATAAAGGATTCGCGTAGTTTTGGATGGCAAGTCCCTGAAAATGTTGGATTTTCATG GGAGACATTAGTGGAGGGTGTTCAAAACCATGTGAAATCCTTAAACTGGGGTCATAAAGTACAGTTAAATGATAA aaatgtTAAATATATGAATGCGAAAGGATCGCTTTTAGATGAGCATACAATCAAAACTGTTGATAAGAAAGGAAGAGAG AAAACTATTACAGCAGAAAATATAGTAATAGCAGTTGGAATGAGACCGACTCATCCAGAGATCCCTGGAGCACGAGAATTCTGTATGTCTAGTGATGATATATTTTGGCGGAAAAAACCACCTGGAAAAACATTATGTATTGGAGCAAGCT ATGTATCACTGGAATGTGCAGGTTTTTTAAATGGTTTAGGATATGATACAACAGTACTGATGAGATCTATTCCATTGAGAGGATTCGATCAG GAAATGGCAAAAATGACTGCTGATCACATGCAAACAGTGGGAACAAAGTTCTTGAGAAAATGCGTACctataaagtttgaatcatatGCTGGAAATCATGTGAAGGTTACCTGGGAAGATCATGAATCTCATCAACATTCAGACGTGTTTGAAACAGTTCTCATGGCTATAG GCAGGACTGCCGATACTAAAGGTCTCAATTTGGAAAATGTTGGCGTAAGACTGAATAAATCTACAGGTAAAATAATCGGTAAAAATGATGGCGATAATGAAAGGAGTTCAGTTAGGAATATTTACGCTATTGGGGATGTGTTGGAG aatggtttagagttaactccaGTTGCGATTAAAGCAGGAAAACTTCTGGCGAAGAGATTATTTAGTCATTCAAAAGAGCAAATGGATTATGAAAAG GTACCAACGACAGTATTTACGCCACTAGAATACAGTTGCATTGGATTATCAGAAGAACATGCGCTATCCAAATATTCTGATCATATCGAG ataTATCATGCATTTTATAAACCATTAGAGTACACAATTCCAGGCAGAGACGTCAAAAACTGTTATATGAAG TTAATATGTCTGAAGGACCGACCTAACAAGATAATTGGATGTCATATATTAGGGCCAAACTCAGGTGAAATTCTTCAAGGTTTTGCTACAGCTATCAG aGCCGGTATTTCCAAAGAACAACTCTCAAAAACGATCGGGATTCATCCAACAATAGCCGAGGAAGTCGTTAAACTTCATATCACTAAAAGCTCAGGGATTGATCCAACTGTTACTGGCTGCTGA
- the LOC141899693 gene encoding dehydrogenase/reductase SDR family member 11-like: MERWNGRVALVTGASMGIGEAICRSLVKCGLKVVGCARSFDKLQKLEDELKDESGSFHPVKCDLRDEDEILKMFRWIKDHFKGVDICVNNAGMALNSPLGSGDTEAWRCMLDLNVLALSICSREAVQSMKSRGVNDGHIVNINSMSGHRVISSPAFHFYSATKYAVTGLTAGLRNELRLMNSRIRITSISPGKVDTNFFSNVYPNKPKTESKGMLELESKDISDAVIYILSAPPHVEVNDIHMRPVDQKH, from the exons ATGGAACGGTGGAACGGAAGAGTCGCTTTAGTTACTGGAGCTTCAATGGGAATAGGAGAAGCAATCTGTAGAAGCCTTGTCAAATGTGGACTGAAAGTTGTTGGCTGTGCCCGTTCTTTTGATAAACTACAG AAATTAGAGGatgaattgaaagatgaatCTGGAAGTTTTCATCCTGTAAAATGTGATTTAAGAGATGAAGATGAAATTCTTAAGATGTTTAGATGGATTAAAGATCACTTTAAAGGTGTAGATATATGTGTGAATAATGCTGGTATGGCTTTGAATTCACCTCTGGGAAGCGGTGATACAGAGGCTTGGAGGTGTATGTTAGAT TTGAATGTATTAGCTCTAAGTATATGTTCAAGGGAAGCAGTGCAATCTATGAAGTCAAGAGGTGTAAATGATGGCCACATCGTTAATATAAACAG CATGAGTGGTCACCGGGTAATCAGTTCTCCAGCATTCCATTTTTACTCGGCCACAAAATACGCTGTGACAGGTTTAACCGCTGGATTACGTAATGAATTACGCCTAATGAATTCCAGGATAAGAATCACC AGTATCAGTCCAGGAAAAGTTGATACAAACTTCTTTTCGAATGTGTATCCTAATAAACCAAAAACAGAATCAAAAGGGATGTTG GAATTAGAAAGTAAAGATATCAGCGATGCTGTAATTTATATATTGAGTGCCCCTCCACATGTCGAG gttaatgatattcatatgcGACCCGTTGACCAGAAACATTAA
- the LOC141899307 gene encoding DNA cross-link repair 1A protein-like isoform X1, translating to MEYDDIDEDDIWNYKTRSEKRKLGHPSKKTTAQKVSSLECGLSSVEELDGDVILLDHKSPDSKKSTVITGNASNQKKKRSVTKSQRKNNSVNKKRISERPKYEGFCPNCQMPFQLLVLQSPNWHYSECILQPKKPKEECSNGLECKSIIESHYRKYLHSLLAESREVKSTSKQLQFDEANSNHSSTSDNTQLTDVSGAKWKRPLSNSNDEDIRPAKRQNSSTAQIPLHSHTDCSIDCLDLVLQSTITGSPGDSAPAISSLSTPPFNCDNIQDDEYLSDVDIFDGPSVNDIGFSSTTQPVKDIDITMTNIETSDDHNQLQQSQTPHKHTRKHTKIKTPSKPDLNSSSLNNNTPSKSGVKRTPGKRTPKKHASGDKQTSLLSFFKMSSTVSAAAQGVTPAPLFNKPSIRKTNPAKAVLVDQESCGSSNDMMYQESKTSLNQKNCPFYKRIPGTKFVVDAFRYGIIRDCSVYFLTHFHYDHYAGLKKSFNRPIYCTKVTGNLVRAKIKVSSKHINELPLNETIDIEGTKVTALEANHCPGAVLLLFSLKDGRRFLHTGDFRAHPSMEQYPSLQGIRINQLYLDTTYCDPIYAFPPQDEMIKLAVSIVESAVLENNRTLFVCGTYTIGKERLFIAIADALKTRAFVMRDKKLILDCLEDSHIRDISSLTPDNARVHVLQMNKLNFKDLQSHLSKYSSEYDCLVAFEPTGWTHRKSTTPGFKPKLSRENVKVYGIPYSEHSSYSEMKRFVQFIKPDKIIPTVNNGKAESRRRMVEIFNSWMSEEIS from the exons ATGGAGTATGATGATAtcgatgaagatgatatatggAACTATAAAACACGATCTGAGAAGCGAAAACTTGGTCATCCATCTAAAAAAACAACTGCTCAAAAAGTTTCATCACTTGAATGTGGCTTGTCATCTGTTGAGGAGCTCGACGGAGATGTTATTTTACTGGACCATAAATCCCCTGATTCGAAGAAGTCGACAGTAATCACTGGTAACGCATCAAACCAGAAGAAAAAAAGATCTGTTACTAAATctcaaagaaaaaataattcggTGAATAAAAAGAGAATCTCAGAACGACCAAAATACGAAGGTTTTTGTCCTAATTGCCAGATGCCATTTCAATTACTAGTTTTACAGTCTCCAAATTGGCATTATAGTGAATGTATTCTGCAGCCAAAGAAACCTAAAGAAG AATGTTCAAATGGCTTGGAATGTAAATCAATAATAGAAAGTCATTATAGAAAGTACCTTCACTCTCTACTCGCTGAATCCAGAGAAG TGAAATCAACCAGTAAACAGCTACAATTCGATGAAGCAAACTCAAACCACAGTTCAACATCTGATAATACTCAACTAACCGATGTCAGCGGTGCAAAATGGAAAAGACCTTTAAGTAACTCAAATGATGAAGATATTCGACCAGCAAAACGTCAAAATTCATCTACAGCACAGATCCCTCTACACAGTCATACAGACTGTTCAATTGACTGTTTAGATTTAGTTCTTCAGTCAACTATCACAGGAAGTCCAGGTGATAGTGCTCCCGCTATTAGCTCACTCTCAACTCCTCCTTTCAACTGTGATAATATTCAAGATGATGAATATCTTTCTGATGTAGATATATTTGATGGACCTTCGGTAAATGATATCGGTTTTAGTTCTACTACGCAACCTGTTAAAGACATCGACATAACAAtgacaaatattgaaacatcAGATGACCACAACCAGTTGCAACAATCTCAGACTCCGCACAAACATACGCGAAAacatacaaaaataaaaacacctTCGAAACCTGatcttaattcatcatcactcAATAACAATACTCCTAGTAAATCAGGGGTGAAGAGAACACCAGGCAAACGTACCCCGAAAAAACATGCTTCAGGTGACAAACAAACATCACTTTTATCATTCTTTAAAATGAGTTCTACTGTATCAGCAGCAGCCCAGGGAGTCACACCAGCGCCGTTATTCAACAAACCATCTATCAGAAAAACTAATCCAGCTAAAGCCGTCTTAGTCGATCAAGAATCGTGTGGCAGTAGCAATGATATGATGTACCAGGAGTCAAAGACTTCGCTTAATCAGAAGAATTGTCCATTTTATAAAAGAATTCCAG GTACAAAGTTTGTAGTTGATGCCTTCAGATATGGTATTATTCGCGATTGTTCGGTTTATTTTCTCACACATTTTCACTATGACCATTACGCCGGTTTGAAGAAGAGTTTTAATCGTCCGATCTATTGTACTAAA GTGACAGGAAATCTTGTGCGAGCTAAGATAAAAGTTTCATCAAAACACATCAATGAATTACCGCtaaatgaaacaattgatATTGAAGGAACTAAAGTGACAGCTTTGGAGGCAAATCA TTGTCCTGGTGCCGTGCTGCTCTTGTTCAGTTTGAAAGATGGACGTCGATTCTTACACACCGGTGATTTTCGTGCTCATCCTTCGATGGAACAATATCCTTCACTTCAGGGAATACGAATCAATCAACTCTACCTCGATACAAC GTACTGCGATCCTATTTACGCATTTCCTCCTCAAGATGAGATGATTAAACTTGCTGTTAGTATCGTTGAAAGTGCAGTTTTAGAGAATAATAGGACATTATTTGTTTGTGGCACGTATACTATTGGCAAAGAGAGATTATTTATAG CTATTGCTGATGCGTTGAAGACGCGAGCTTTTGTCATGAGAGACAAGAAATTGATTCTGGATTGTTTAGAAGATTCACATATAAGAGATATTTCATCGCTCACACCTGACAATGCTCGAGTTCACGTTCTACAAATGAACAAACTCAATTTCAAG GATTTGCAGTCACATCTGAGTAAATACTCGAGTGAGTATGATTGTTTGGTGGCGTTCGAACCGACGGGATGGACTCATCGTAAATCAACCACTCCGGGATTTAAACCGAAGTTATCAAGGGAGAATGTGAAAGTTTACG GTATCCCGTATAGTGAACACAGTAGTTATTCAGAAATGAAACGTTTTGTGCAGTTCATTAAACCGGATAAAATAATTCCAACCGTAAATAACGGTAAAGCTGAATCTCGTCGACGTATGGTCGAGATATTTAACAGTTGGATGAGTGAAGAAATATCCTGA
- the LOC141899307 gene encoding DNA cross-link repair 1A protein-like isoform X2 has protein sequence MEYDDIDEDDIWNYKTRSEKRKLGHPSKKTTAQKVSSLECGLSSVEELDGDVILLDHKSPDSKKSTVITGNASNQKKKRSVTKSQRKNNSVNKKRISERPKYEGFCPNCQMPFQLLVLQSPNWHYSECILQPKKPKEECSNGLECKSIIESHYRKYLHSLLAESREVKSTSKQLQFDEANSNHSSTSDNTQLTDVSGAKWKRPLSNSNDEDIRPAKRQNSSTAQIPLHSHTDCSIDCLDLVLQSTITGSPDIFDGPSVNDIGFSSTTQPVKDIDITMTNIETSDDHNQLQQSQTPHKHTRKHTKIKTPSKPDLNSSSLNNNTPSKSGVKRTPGKRTPKKHASGDKQTSLLSFFKMSSTVSAAAQGVTPAPLFNKPSIRKTNPAKAVLVDQESCGSSNDMMYQESKTSLNQKNCPFYKRIPGTKFVVDAFRYGIIRDCSVYFLTHFHYDHYAGLKKSFNRPIYCTKVTGNLVRAKIKVSSKHINELPLNETIDIEGTKVTALEANHCPGAVLLLFSLKDGRRFLHTGDFRAHPSMEQYPSLQGIRINQLYLDTTYCDPIYAFPPQDEMIKLAVSIVESAVLENNRTLFVCGTYTIGKERLFIAIADALKTRAFVMRDKKLILDCLEDSHIRDISSLTPDNARVHVLQMNKLNFKDLQSHLSKYSSEYDCLVAFEPTGWTHRKSTTPGFKPKLSRENVKVYGIPYSEHSSYSEMKRFVQFIKPDKIIPTVNNGKAESRRRMVEIFNSWMSEEIS, from the exons ATGGAGTATGATGATAtcgatgaagatgatatatggAACTATAAAACACGATCTGAGAAGCGAAAACTTGGTCATCCATCTAAAAAAACAACTGCTCAAAAAGTTTCATCACTTGAATGTGGCTTGTCATCTGTTGAGGAGCTCGACGGAGATGTTATTTTACTGGACCATAAATCCCCTGATTCGAAGAAGTCGACAGTAATCACTGGTAACGCATCAAACCAGAAGAAAAAAAGATCTGTTACTAAATctcaaagaaaaaataattcggTGAATAAAAAGAGAATCTCAGAACGACCAAAATACGAAGGTTTTTGTCCTAATTGCCAGATGCCATTTCAATTACTAGTTTTACAGTCTCCAAATTGGCATTATAGTGAATGTATTCTGCAGCCAAAGAAACCTAAAGAAG AATGTTCAAATGGCTTGGAATGTAAATCAATAATAGAAAGTCATTATAGAAAGTACCTTCACTCTCTACTCGCTGAATCCAGAGAAG TGAAATCAACCAGTAAACAGCTACAATTCGATGAAGCAAACTCAAACCACAGTTCAACATCTGATAATACTCAACTAACCGATGTCAGCGGTGCAAAATGGAAAAGACCTTTAAGTAACTCAAATGATGAAGATATTCGACCAGCAAAACGTCAAAATTCATCTACAGCACAGATCCCTCTACACAGTCATACAGACTGTTCAATTGACTGTTTAGATTTAGTTCTTCAGTCAACTATCACAGGAAGTCCAG ATATATTTGATGGACCTTCGGTAAATGATATCGGTTTTAGTTCTACTACGCAACCTGTTAAAGACATCGACATAACAAtgacaaatattgaaacatcAGATGACCACAACCAGTTGCAACAATCTCAGACTCCGCACAAACATACGCGAAAacatacaaaaataaaaacacctTCGAAACCTGatcttaattcatcatcactcAATAACAATACTCCTAGTAAATCAGGGGTGAAGAGAACACCAGGCAAACGTACCCCGAAAAAACATGCTTCAGGTGACAAACAAACATCACTTTTATCATTCTTTAAAATGAGTTCTACTGTATCAGCAGCAGCCCAGGGAGTCACACCAGCGCCGTTATTCAACAAACCATCTATCAGAAAAACTAATCCAGCTAAAGCCGTCTTAGTCGATCAAGAATCGTGTGGCAGTAGCAATGATATGATGTACCAGGAGTCAAAGACTTCGCTTAATCAGAAGAATTGTCCATTTTATAAAAGAATTCCAG GTACAAAGTTTGTAGTTGATGCCTTCAGATATGGTATTATTCGCGATTGTTCGGTTTATTTTCTCACACATTTTCACTATGACCATTACGCCGGTTTGAAGAAGAGTTTTAATCGTCCGATCTATTGTACTAAA GTGACAGGAAATCTTGTGCGAGCTAAGATAAAAGTTTCATCAAAACACATCAATGAATTACCGCtaaatgaaacaattgatATTGAAGGAACTAAAGTGACAGCTTTGGAGGCAAATCA TTGTCCTGGTGCCGTGCTGCTCTTGTTCAGTTTGAAAGATGGACGTCGATTCTTACACACCGGTGATTTTCGTGCTCATCCTTCGATGGAACAATATCCTTCACTTCAGGGAATACGAATCAATCAACTCTACCTCGATACAAC GTACTGCGATCCTATTTACGCATTTCCTCCTCAAGATGAGATGATTAAACTTGCTGTTAGTATCGTTGAAAGTGCAGTTTTAGAGAATAATAGGACATTATTTGTTTGTGGCACGTATACTATTGGCAAAGAGAGATTATTTATAG CTATTGCTGATGCGTTGAAGACGCGAGCTTTTGTCATGAGAGACAAGAAATTGATTCTGGATTGTTTAGAAGATTCACATATAAGAGATATTTCATCGCTCACACCTGACAATGCTCGAGTTCACGTTCTACAAATGAACAAACTCAATTTCAAG GATTTGCAGTCACATCTGAGTAAATACTCGAGTGAGTATGATTGTTTGGTGGCGTTCGAACCGACGGGATGGACTCATCGTAAATCAACCACTCCGGGATTTAAACCGAAGTTATCAAGGGAGAATGTGAAAGTTTACG GTATCCCGTATAGTGAACACAGTAGTTATTCAGAAATGAAACGTTTTGTGCAGTTCATTAAACCGGATAAAATAATTCCAACCGTAAATAACGGTAAAGCTGAATCTCGTCGACGTATGGTCGAGATATTTAACAGTTGGATGAGTGAAGAAATATCCTGA
- the LOC141898334 gene encoding uncharacterized protein LOC141898334 has translation MTANNLMAMERPPIQFSSLNIDIPGVQTSCANSAGDHSLVPDTSMYASSPNSLFMYEQEKADMLNTLGMSGPNCQQQPQRPVSKARMIATGQLPQISEASLADELLSIENEDLFRGGYNTQVSSSLESYGEVPMNWENSNFDTLPEPSEIWNVNDYEKLGNVFQSAKVGVNGPTLAELNCDESLFEDLDPNLLECMLNGDMATTDWNNPDVPSARASPTTAITPTLNNTCTKKVILAAGSGFIKSEPVSKVSQLIGAAGPEGSVQKHSKCSAAAGRPPVVETVPVFVKKEQDVVCLQDSSCSSNNATDKKSPLKCLLVNKSTVPIVKTPIVKTEQAANTPPLHGTDLKWQQVRQFIHDEEPTFLPINTRNKGSRIRRQSNVSMDTESEADECSDYEDGGWLSDADSVDSWSSNKSLGKKSADRYFWQYNAQSKGPKGQRLHIPKDEKDPHVLTSFHDPVFDNEQPVVPIRHGGKARRGDGNDVCPNPRKLFQIGHELKKLNKTIESLTPSSDVPASVRNKTRREKNKLASRACRLKKKAQHEANKLKLFGLEGEHQQLMTVLTEIKTLITDRVLHPDQWEDKKLITHLDNLIKTYLSSMIAGHASDYVTSVLDKVSAGDLTGGIKRK, from the exons ATGACAGCGAACAATCTGATGGCCATGGAGAGG CCTCCAATTCAGTTTTCAtcgttgaatattgatattcCTGGCGTTCAGACGAGTTGCGCCAACTCGGCCGGTGACCATTCACTGGTGCCGGATACGAGTATGTATGCTAGCAGTCCAAACTCACTATTCATGTATGAACAGGAAAAAGCTGATATGCTGAACACATTAGGCATGAGCGGTCCTAATTGTCAACAACAACCACAACGTCCAGTCAGCAAAGCGAGGATGATAGCCACCGGCCAGTTACCTCAAATTAGCGAAGCTTCTTTGGCCGATGAACTATTATCGATTGAGAATGAAGATCTATTTCGAGGAGGTTACAATACGCAAGTGTCTTCTTCGCTAGAAAGTTACGGCGAAGTGCCGATGAATtgggaaaattcaaatttcgatACGTTACCGGAACCCAGTGAAATATGGAACGTGAATGACTATGAGAAATTGGGCAACGTTTTCCAATCGGCGAAAGTCGGAGTGAATGGTCCGACATTAGCCGAGTTGAACTGCGATGAATCTTTATTCGAAGATTTAGATCCGAATTTGCTGGAGTGTATGTTGAACGGCGATATGGCGACTACGGATTGGAATAATCCGGACGTACCATCAGCTCGGGCATCACCTACTACCGCTATCACTCCTACGCTTAATAATACATGCACAAAAAAAGTAATACTCGCTGCTGGCAGTGGGTTTATCAAGTCTGAGCCAGTGAGTAAAGTTTCACAGTTGATAGGAGCTGCGGGTCCTGAAGGCAGCGTTCAGAAACACTCTAAATGTTCGGCCGCTGCTGGTCGACCTCCAGTAGTTGAAACCGTTCCTGTGTTTGTTAAGAAAGAACAGGATGTCGTCTGTTTACAAGATTCGAGTTGCTCAAGTAATAATGCGACTGATAAGAAAAGCCCTTTGAAGTGTTTGTTAGTGAATAAGAGTACGGTGCCTATCGTAAAGACGCCTATCGTAAAGACGGAACAAGCGGCCAATACCCCGCCACTTCATGGCACTGATTTGAAATGGCAACAAGTTCGACAGTTTATTCACGATGAGGAGCCGACATTTCTACCAATTAATACCAGAAATAAAG GCTCAAGAATCAGAAGACAATCAAATGTATCGATGGATACTGAAAGTGAAGCTGATGAATGTAGCGATTATGAGGATGGTGGATGGCTTTCTGATGCAG ATTCTGTCGATAGTTGGTCGAGTAATAAATCGCTCGGAAAGAAATCGGCCGATCGTTATTTCTGGCAGTACAACGCTCAGTCTAAAGGTCCGAAGGGTCAACGTCTGCACATCCCGAAAGACGAGAAAGATCCGCACGTGCTGACATCGTTTCACGATCCGGTGTTCGATAACGAGCAGCCGGTCGTTCCGATCCGACACGGAGGTAAAGCTCGTCGCGGCGACGGAAACGACGTCTGCCCGAATCCACGTAAACTGTTTCAGATCGGACACGAGTTGAAGAAGTTGAATAAAACGATCGAAAGTTTGACGCCGTCGAGCGACGTACCGGCATCGGTGAGAAATAAAACGagaagagaaaaaaataaattagcctcgag ggCGTGTAGATTGAAGAAGAAAGCTCAACACGAAGCAAACAAACTGAAACTTTTTGGTTTGGAAGGTGAACACC AACAACTGATGACTGTTTTAACTGAGATCAAGACACTAATCACTGATAGAGTACTTCATCCTGACCAATGGGAAGATAAAAAACTGATCACTCATTTGGACAATCTGATCAAGACATATCTCA GTTCAATGATAGCGGGTCATGCCTCTGATTATGTGACAAGCGTTCTTGATAAAGTGTCGGCAGGAGACCTTACTGGAGGTATTAAACGAAAATAG
- the LOC141898335 gene encoding uncharacterized protein LOC141898335 has protein sequence MERITIVIVLLLVVFCESISFTDAVSCVDCDPGTFSDRDCVSLCGVGRCSNKSLCTACPAGYNQSKSRQGNCSPCNVGYSTNGTTGNVRCFPCDKGTYSQSKASSTCTECSKGSYNDVIGSPGCKLCKKGFYQNETGAVQCSACQPGYQCARDGCYTCQICEPGRFAKKEATENCRLCPTGTFQSKPGQSKCLNCTAGYETRNPGQSICEPCPMGFYKDSDGRKLCKHCDPGHVSTQLNSTSCSPCPAGSFSSPKYTECIPCNVGTNCSHSACGACQGCPAGYEATGKASKICTPCKRGSAKRYQSNALCSACSPGSISLDPGSKYCENCPEQFFCPYPNLPPSPCPVEDICPTGSMEPQTCARPFYEKGDGEYCKMSLELYVIIIASSIVVALIAVLLIIGTIRRSKPRLYSSVDMRIESESIVESDEEHVRIIPRKQEPVYSGL, from the exons ATGGAAAGAATAACGATTGTAATCG ttttgCTTTTGGTTGTATTTTGTGAAAGCATTTCATTTACCGATGCGGTTTCATGTGTTGACTGCGATCCTGGAACCTTTTCTGACAGAG ATTGTGTATCACTTTGTGGAGTTGGACGCtgttcaaataaatcattatgcACTGCCTGTCCAGCTGGATATAACCAATCGAAATCTCGCCAAGGAAATTGTTCCCCGTGCAATGTTGGATATTCAACTAA CGGAACAACTGGTAATGTGAGATGTTTTCCATGCGATAAAGGAACTTATAGTCAATCTAAAGCTAGTTCAACATGTACTGAATGCAGTAAAG GTTCTTACAATGATGTAATTGGTAGCCCGGGTTGTAAGTTATGTAAAAAaggattttatcaaaatgaaactgGTGCAGTTCAGTGTTCTGCGTGTCAACCAGGATACCAGTGCGC tCGTGATGGGTGTTATACCTGTCAGATTTGTGAACCTGGTAGATTCGCAAAAAAGGAGGCTACTGAAAATTGTAGATTATGCCCTACAG GTACATTCCAGTCAAAACCTGGTCAgtcaaaatgtttgaattgCACAGCAGGATATGAAACGAG GAATCCGGGTCAATCAATATGTGAGCCATGTCCGATGGGATTTTATAAAGATTCAGATGGTCGAAAACTTTGCAAGCATTGTGACCCTG GGCATGTAAGTACACAATTAAACAGTACATCCTGTTCGCCCTGTCCTGCTGGGAGTTTCAGTTCTCCAAAATATACTGAATGTATTCCATGTAATGTTGGAACAAACTGCAG TCACTCTGCTTGTGGTGCGTGTCAAGGATGTCCAGCTGGATATGAAGCAACTGGAAAGGCAAGCAAAATTTGCACGCCATGTAAACGTG GTTCTGCTAAACGCTATCAGAGTAATGCTCTATGTTCAGCTTGTTCTCCTGGTAGTATAAGTCTCGATCCTGGTTCCAAGTACTGTGAAAATTGTCCAGAACAATTTTTCTGTCCA TATCCAAATTTGCCACCTAGTCCATGTCCCGTTGAAGACATCTGTCCAACTGGATCAATGGAACCTCAAACTTGCGCGAGACCATTCTACGAGAAAGGagatggtgaatattgtaAGATGTCTTTAGAGTTATATGTAATCATTATAGCGTCATCTATCG ttgtgGCATTGATAGCAGTTTTGCTGATTATTGGAACAATCCGTAGATCGAAACCTAGATTATATTCAAGTGTAGACATGCGAATTGAATCTGAATCAATCGTAGAATCTGATGAAGAACACGTGAGAATTATTCCACGAAAACAAGAACCTGTTTATTCCGGTTTATAG